CCCTTGGTCGCCACGGTGACCGCTCACTCTGTTTTCCTAACGCCACCCCAAAAAGCCCTATTTGCATAGAGTCTTCCTGGATTTCGGAGAAAGGGGCTCCTCAGTGTTTGCCAGAGCAGCTGTGCCCTACCCACCTCTCAGCCTCTCGCAACAGTGTGATCTTTGATCCAGAGCAGAAGCCTCCCTGTGTATACATCACACGGCCCTTAGCATCAGCCAAGCATCATTGCTGCGAGTAACTGTAAAGCCCTCCAAGAGCTAGTGCTACTGGATGGCGTTTGAGTCCGGCCAAAGTGAGTGAAACAAAAGTTGGTTGTGCAGGAGGAAGTGCAGTGTCTCTTGAGTTTATGGGCAACAATTGGTGGTGGGTGGATGTTTGACACAGACCCCCTCCCCCCCGCCTATTTGTGCTTCTTCAGTCCTGTGGGCTCCATTAAAGCGGATAtttggatatactgtatctcttccctccctcccacttcATGTTCTGCTTCTGTTTTTCACCAAACACGGGGGCTGGAGGAAGTGTTTCTTCTGAGCTACCTGGATCAGTAGGCTCTCATCAATTAACAATGTGTTTGGAGGGCTCTTCACGGGATGGAGAAAGCGTTGGAGGTTCACTAGTACTActctctctcactactctctCTGGTAAATGCTCTTACTGCTCTGCGCtgccagtttaaaaaaaaaaatctctactTCGTTCCAAGCTCTGATTATGTCAGAAATGTACATAGATAAGGCGAATCGAAAATGCACAAATATTCCTGAAGCTAGTAGAGACTAGAGGTGTACAGATATAAAAAGACGAgctatattttttttgttttcgtATCCGGCTAGATGATATCCCTGCTTTTGACCAAGGCACAAGGAATCCAGAGAAACATTAGGAAGGGAGGGAAGACCCATATCTCAGGGTCTATTCATATCCTGTCTTGGCCAGATGTTCCCCAATTGTCTCAGgaggtttagctagctagctgtgatgaccTGGCTGCATAGGAGATGCTCgcatgtaaatgtgatttcagttttgttttataaattataaaatatttctaaaaccccgtttttgctttgtcattattgggtattgtgtgtaggtaaatgaggggggggactatttaatacattttagaataagggtgtaatgcaacaaaatgtggaaaaagtgaaggggtcttaatcatttctgaatgcactgtgtatgtgCTTATTATAGATTAATCTTATTCCTGTACTTAAAATAATTCTCAGTGGAGAAGCTCCATCAAAgggctttttagtccaggaactAGGCTTCATCTTTATCTGGGAAACCAACCATTAATGTGTGGAGCTGAGACAGGTTTTGTATGAAATATAATTATTCATGGCTTCAGTTGGAATGTAGATCCAATTTTAAACAATTTATTTTCAGTTGTTGTTTTGTCCTGGTGAAAGTATAGTGTTGTAAATTGCATTTGCCATAAGCCTCAAAGCCAATCTTTTATTTAGCTATATCCCAAAGTATAGGCATTATTTGTTTGCACCTTGTCATTGTGTCTTCAAAATAATTGTGATTCAGTGTGTTTTTATCTTGATGCAAGTCCGTAAGGTATAACAAGATCTGTGTTATTTGTATGTATTTTGATGGATTCTTTTGTATACACGCAGCACACATCATTTCCTCATCAGTGGATAGCCTAATAACGTTTTAGAATCTAATTTAATCTCCTCAAATGAAAGGTCAACATCATCCCCATCATTGCCAAATCAGACGCCATCTCCAAGAGCGAGCTGACCAAGTTCAAGATCAAGATCACCAGTGAGCTGGTCAGCAACGGCGTTCAGATCTACCAGTTCCCCACCGATGACGAGACGGTGGCAGAGATCAACTCCACCATGAACGTAAGCTAACCCTTCTCTGATGCCGCTCATTGTAGTTCAGTAGCATTTCAGCAAGTTTTATCAATACAGACTTACTAGTTATAGTTGAGAAGTATAAGTATGGACAAGGTTTGATTAGGGAGAAATATCATATGATGCGATTCTTGATAGTCTGTTATCATGGAAGAAATTTTTGTGAGGACAGGCacatttgggctcccgagtggcgcagccgtCTTAAGCACTGcacctcagtgcaagaggcgtcactgcagtccctggttcaaatccaggctggagcacatccggccgtgattgggagtcccatagggtggcgcacaattggtccgggtttggctgggctaggccgtcattgtaaatttaaaaaaattctaaACGTATTTgtctagttaaaaaaataaaaattaataaTTAGAAAACAAAATACATACAATACAGTGGACAAAATCATTACAGGCGTAGATATGGTTGTCTTTATTATGAATTGGGGTTTAGAAAAGGATTTTatgtttattttaatattttatagCAAAATGATGACCAGCCCTgtagggttcacatactttcaaGCAGCACTGTATATGAATTTGCAATTTTACACCTAACATGACATGTCACGTGTAATTCAGTTTAATTGGTTCACTCTGCAATTGGTTCCCCTGTCAAGAGATATGCTCCAATTGATGAAAGtctaaacaaataaataatggaGTTATGTAATAGAGTGAATCCTTTCTCCACTACGGCTCTGCAGGGCCATTTGCCGTTCGCCGTTGTGGGAAGCACGGAGGAAGTAAAGATCGGCAACAAGATGGTGAAAGCGCGGCAGTACCCCTGGGGAACGGTGCAGGGTAAGCTAGGTCACGTATCACAGAGGAAATGGTAGGGGGATCCTCCCGCCATCGTTTCCCTCCCACTCATTCCGCCCTAACTTCCTAAACAACTACATTCATACCGTCAAGAGGGAAGCCATCACTGCTGTTTATGTAATCTCATTCATGTTTGTCTATTTAACACTGCATGGCTCCACTCTTGCATACATGTATAACCTACAGCAGCTGTTGCTTGAGTCATGTCACTTAGATGGGGGAAAAACCAAATCCCATGTCAGAAATTTGAGAATTTATTGATTTATCTCAGTAATGCTTGAAAAGTGGTAGGTTGTGAAACCTGTGACGATTATCAGAGAAAGTTACTGACTTACCATAGAAATATGACATGTCTCGTTATTTGGTTTCCTATGTTGTGCTCGTACGCATGTCAGTTTTGGCTGTGTGTGGATACGTGGGGGGTAGtatgaactagaggtcgaccgattaattggaatggccgattaattagggcctatttcaagttttcataacaataggaaatctgtatttttgggcgccgaattgcagaatacatttttaaatattttttttatacctttatttaactaggcacgtcagttaagaacacattcttattttcaatgacggcctaggaacggtgggttaactgccttgttcaggggcagaacaacagattttcaccttgtcagctcgggggatccaatcttgcaaccttactgttaactagtccaacgcaataatgacctgcctctctctcgttgcactccacaaggagactgcctgttacgcgaatgcagtaagccaaggtaagttgctagctagcattaaacttatcttataaaaaacaatcaatcataatcactagttaactacacatggttgatgatattattagatattatctagcgtgtcctgcgttgcatataatctgactgagcatacaagtatctaagtatcttactgagcggtggtaggcagcactttcgtgcgttttgccagcagctctttgttgtgcgtcaagcattgcgctgtttatgacttcaagcctatcaactcccgagatgaggctggtgtaaccgaagtgaaatggctagctagttagcgcacgctaatagcgtttcaaacgtaacccactctgagccttctagtagttgttccccttgctctgcatgggtaacgctgcttcgagggtggctgttgtcgttgtgttcctgattcgagcccagggaggatcGAGGAAAGGGACGgaaactatactgttacactggcaatactaaatggcctataagaacatccaatagtcaaaggttaatgaaatacaaatagtatagagggaaatagtcctataataactacaacctaaaacttcttacctgggaatattgaagactcatgttataaggaaccaccagctttcatatgttctcatgttctgagcaaggaactgaaacgttagctttcttacatagcacatattgcacttttactttcttctcatTCTTCTccaactttgtttttgcattatttaaaccaaattgaacatgttccattatctacttgaggctaaattgattttattgatgtattatattaagttaaaataagtgttcattcagtattgttgtaattgtcattattacaaatacatttttttggtcctccaataatcggtatctgcgttgaaaaatcataatcggtcaacctctagtatgAACTATACCTAGCCCTGTCCTCACATGGAACACAAATACAATAGTGCTGGCCCGATGCTGTCTCTGACATTGTGCTCCACACTCTATTCAGTTCACtctatggggtgtgtgtgtgcgtgtgtgcgtgtgtgtgtgtgtgtcgtcggCAGTGGAGAATGAGAACCACTGTGACTTTGTGAAGCTGCGGGAGATGCTGATCCGGGTAAACATGGAGGACCTGCGGGAGCAGACACACACGCGCCACTATGAGCTCTACCGCCGCTGCAAGCTGGAGGAGATGGGATTCAAGGACACGGACCCCGACTGCAAACCCTTCAGGTGCGGCTGTTTCCCTTCATATTTCCTCCTTACTTCCTGTTTTCTCTTTCCTCCCTACATCTTTCCAAGACTGCGTCACAATTCTCCACCCTGCACACTTCCTGTCATGGATGTAGCTCTTTACACTTGTAGtcgggttgaaaatggcagatttggataCTGATAAGCAcctaaattggaacgcagtggATGTAccgtaacatgctatacatgatgtcagagcgCAGGGTCTCCACTTCACAGacctgtatgggttttgactgaacTTGAGCACCGCACGTGaacaagaagttgcccccatccctcTTGATAATTGGGCGactttttctaatgttttgttgtctgagtgagggaaaagcTTTAAATTATGAGGActcaatgtattttgaaagatgagacattgaggaatataatatatactgctttgatgtcatacaagcaagccgaACACCCGTGAGTTTAAATGTGCACTCCACATTTCCATATCATGAAACCCATGTAATATATAGGATCAACGTATATAATCactgtttgatgtacagttacaagcatctgaatgcactcatgactccattCCATGCGCACCAAAATTACCATctgcttctctgaattgccttgtgaagcctaacactgtaagatcgtATTCAGAATGGACAGATTTGCAATTTATAATGGACCATTTTTGtattgcgtaaacaacaacagtaattgtgtaaaggcagggctgtgttccaagcaaaacaactacaagtgtgcttacTCTAGTTCCTTAGCGACACAGCTAGgagagcaaaaaaacaaacatcttctttgagtcataaaagtgcattgttgaaatgacttaggaactgtgcacgctttgagaggtgtgtgtggccacttggaaacaccagttaaatctctctctaacctgtgtcatttttttgtcttatgttgcacctaccccaaatGTTCAAAGAATATTCTTATcgtgttactgaatgtatccaaaGTATTTGCAGGTGTTGTTATCAACAAATGTGTCGAAAGTACAGTAAATGttaaatgcacataaaatcaacaggtGAATTGTGTCCTTGCTTTTTGTCTAATAATTTCCCCAGAAtttccaaactgttcccttttaaTTTCCACCATGGTTTCTGTAAAAAACctttcaatttagccctatccatatagtcCAATTCCCACAAGAGAAAGGGGTTTTAACAATGGTTGAAACTTTGGAATCACTACTTTCCAATTCCTACCACCCCCTCAGTTAATCACAACCACTTTTTGCATTCTGATGTCAATTAGTCTGATGTAATTCACTGTAATGTGAATGTAGGGACATAGtactaacatacagtgccttcggaaagtattcagaccccttgacttttcccatattttgttatgttacagccttattctaaaattgattaaataaaacaatttattcagcaatctacacacatgcaccccataatgacaaagcgaaacaggTTTCTTTTAATTTTTGCTAATATAttaaaacaaaaaacagataCCGTATTAACATAAGtgttgagctgaggtgcatcctgtttccatggatcgtccctgagatgtttctacaacttgattggagtcgacctgtggtaaatacaattgattggacatgatttggaaaggcacacaccacacacacacaaaccaagccgtgagatcgaaggaattgtccgtagagctccgagacaggattgtgttgaggcacagatctagggaagggtaccaaaacatttatgctgctttgaaggtccccaagaacacagtggcttccatcattcttaatggagaaccttacagaaggacaaccatctctgcagcattccaccaattaggcctttatggtagagtggccagacggcagcctctcctcagtaaaaggcacatgacagcccgcttggagtttgccaaaacgcACCTAAagcctctcagaccatgagaaacaagattctggtatgatgaaacaaagattgaacaatttggtctgaatgccaaggaaatgtggcaccatccctacggttaagcatggtggtggcagcatcatgctgtggggatgtttttcagcacaaGGGACTGGTTGACTAGTCAGGGTcgagagaaatccttgatgaaaacctgctccagagtgctcaggacctcagactggggcaaacattcaccttcaaacaggacaacgaccctaaacacacagccaagacaacacaggagtggcttcgggactagtctctgaatgtccttgagtggcccagccggagacaggacttgaacccgattgaacatctctgaagagacctgaaaatagctgtgcagcagcactccccatccaacctgacagaggttgagaggatctgcagagaagaatggaagaaactccccaaaaacaggtatgtcaagcttgtagcgtcatacccaagaagactcaaggcagtaattgcttccaaaggtgcttccacaaagtactaagtaaagggtctgaatacttatgggcatgtgatttttattttatttttatgaataagcaaacatttctttaaaaaaaaagttttttgtttgtcattatggggtattgtgtgtggattgatgagggggaaatcgattttaatcagttttagtacaaaatgtgggaaaagtccaggggtatgaatactttccgaatgcaccgtatatgACTCATTAGTATGACTTAATTTCTGAATTGTCTTCTTCCTGTCTGGACCCCAGTCTGCAGGAGACGTACGAGGCCAAGAGGAACGAGTTCATGGGTGACCTgcagaagaaggaggaggagatgaggcaGATGTTCGTCCAGAGAGTCAAGGAGAAGGAAGCCGAACTGAAGGAGGCCGAGAAAGaggtgcgtgtttgtgtgtgtgtacaggaagGTTTTTCCATTACCAGTTAAATGCTTTAATTCTGCCACATCATCACGCATCCTACCAACCTCACAAGAACTAGGGTTACATGTGCCACATCTCCATTTGTACTCAAAGCTACAGAtatctgtatacttctggcccctccttggacactgtgttaactaacctccagacgagcttcaatgccatacaactctccttccgtggcctccaactgctcttaaacgcaagtaaaactaaatgcatgcttttcaatcgatcgctgcccgcacctgctcgcccgtccagcatcactactctggactgctctgacttagaatacgtggacaactacaaatacctgggtgtctggttagactgtaaactccttccagactcacattcagcatctccaatccaaaattaaatctagaatcggcttcctatatcgcaacaaagcatccttcactcatgctgccaaacataccctcgtaaaactgaccatcctaccgatcctcgacttcggtgatgtcatctataaaatagcctccaacactctattcaacaaactggatgcagtctatcacagtgccatccgttttgtcaccaaagccccatacactacccaccattgcgacctgtacactctcgttggttggccctcgcttcatactcgttgctaaacccactggctacaggttatctacaagtctatgctaggtaaagccccgccttatctcagctcactagtcaccatagcagcacccactcgtagcacgcgctccagcaggtatatctcactggtcacccccaaagccaattcctcctttggtcgtctttccttccagttctctgctgcccatgactggaacgaatttcaaaaatctctgaagctggaaactcacatctccctcactagctttaagcaccagctgtcagagcattttaCAGATCACTGAACCTGTActtagatgggctgtttacagataggctatctacctacctcatccccatactggtatttatttatttattttgctcctttgcaccccagtatctctacctgcacattcatcttctgccgatctaccattccagtgtttaattgctatattgtaattactttgccacaacggcctatttatttccttaacttacctcatttgcactccctgtatatagactttttgttttcttttgttctactgtattattgactgtatgttttgtttattccatgtgtaactaactatgtgttgtttgtgtcgaattgctacgttttatcttggccaggtcgctgttgcaaatgagaacttgttctcaactagcctacctggttaaataaaggtgaaataaataaaacatcacacCTTCTAAATGAGTTTCTATCTAAGATGTGCGTTTTCTCCCTCGCCACACAGCTGCACGAGAAGTTTGACCGGCTCAAGAAGCTGCACCAGGATGAGAAGAAGAAGCTGGAGGACAAGAAGAAATCCCTGGATGACGAGCTCAACGGCTTCAAACAGAAAAAGACGGCCGCCGAGCTCCTACAGTCCCAGGCCCAGCAGGCAGGGGGCTCCACCACACTCAAGAGGGACAAGGAGAGGAAAAAGTAAGTATCTCCTTCCACGTTCAACTCCCTCCTCCTCACACAGCAGGCATAGGTGTTCAGGGTCGTTTTCATTAGGCACCCAAACAGAAGATAACGTCACGAAACAGGGAGAGACTACCTGGACCTGTCAAATGAGAAATGCTAATTTTCATGTTCCATAGCGAAACGTTTTAACACGTTTGCTgttgcgtgccctaatgaacacaacccagctaTCATTGAGGATTCCTTAGGTATACTGGACCGGAGCTGTCTGGATGTTACAACCTGATCTAGGAGGATCAAAGAACAACTGGATAAATTGTCACTATAGTGTTTCCCCTAGATCGTTTTCCAAG
The Oncorhynchus mykiss isolate Arlee chromosome 31, USDA_OmykA_1.1, whole genome shotgun sequence genome window above contains:
- the LOC110505183 gene encoding septin-6 isoform X4 is translated as MAATEIARQAGEGARAVPLAGHVGFDSMPDQLVNKSVNHGFCFNILCVGETGLGKSTLMDTLFNTKFEGEPTQHNQPGVQLKSNTYELQESNVRLKLTVVNTVGFGDQINKEDSYKSIVEFIDTQFEAYLQEELKIKRTLHSYHDTRIHACLYFIAPTGHSLKSLDLVTMKKLDSKVNIIPIIAKSDAISKSELTKFKIKITSELVSNGVQIYQFPTDDETVAEINSTMNGHLPFAVVGSTEEVKIGNKMVKARQYPWGTVQVENENHCDFVKLREMLIRVNMEDLREQTHTRHYELYRRCKLEEMGFKDTDPDCKPFSLQETYEAKRNEFMGDLQKKEEEMRQMFVQRVKEKEAELKEAEKELHEKFDRLKKLHQDEKKKLEDKKKSLDDELNGFKQKKTAAELLQSQAQQAGGSTTLKRDKERKNFF
- the LOC110505183 gene encoding septin-6 isoform X1, with translation MAATEIARQAGEGARAVPLAGHVGFDSMPDQLVNKSVNHGFCFNILCVGETGLGKSTLMDTLFNTKFEGEPTQHNQPGVQLKSNTYELQESNVRLKLTVVNTVGFGDQINKEDSYKSIVEFIDTQFEAYLQEELKIKRTLHSYHDTRIHACLYFIAPTGHSLKSLDLVTMKKLDSKVNIIPIIAKSDAISKSELTKFKIKITSELVSNGVQIYQFPTDDETVAEINSTMNGHLPFAVVGSTEEVKIGNKMVKARQYPWGTVQVENENHCDFVKLREMLIRVNMEDLREQTHTRHYELYRRCKLEEMGFKDTDPDCKPFSLQETYEAKRNEFMGDLQKKEEEMRQMFVQRVKEKEAELKEAEKELHEKFDRLKKLHQDEKKKLEDKKKSLDDELNGFKQKKTAAELLQSQAQQAGGSTTLKRDKERKNKPWLCTE
- the LOC110505183 gene encoding septin-6 isoform X2; its protein translation is MKYLHQLKGEGARAVPLAGHVGFDSMPDQLVNKSVNHGFCFNILCVGETGLGKSTLMDTLFNTKFEGEPTQHNQPGVQLKSNTYELQESNVRLKLTVVNTVGFGDQINKEDSYKSIVEFIDTQFEAYLQEELKIKRTLHSYHDTRIHACLYFIAPTGHSLKSLDLVTMKKLDSKVNIIPIIAKSDAISKSELTKFKIKITSELVSNGVQIYQFPTDDETVAEINSTMNGHLPFAVVGSTEEVKIGNKMVKARQYPWGTVQVENENHCDFVKLREMLIRVNMEDLREQTHTRHYELYRRCKLEEMGFKDTDPDCKPFSLQETYEAKRNEFMGDLQKKEEEMRQMFVQRVKEKEAELKEAEKELHEKFDRLKKLHQDEKKKLEDKKKSLDDELNGFKQKKTAAELLQSQAQQAGGSTTLKRDKERKNKPWLCTE
- the LOC110505183 gene encoding septin-6 isoform X3, giving the protein MAATEIARQAGEGARAVPLAGHVGFDSMPDQLVNKSVNHGFCFNILCVGETGLGKSTLMDTLFNTKFEGEPTQHNQPGVQLKSNTYELQESNVRLKLTVVNTVGFGDQINKEDSYKSIVEFIDTQFEAYLQEELKIKRTLHSYHDTRIHACLYFIAPTGHSLKSLDLVTMKKLDSKVNIIPIIAKSDAISKSELTKFKIKITSELVSNGVQIYQFPTDDETVAEINSTMNGHLPFAVVGSTEEVKIGNKMVKARQYPWGTVQVENENHCDFVKLREMLIRVNMEDLREQTHTRHYELYRRCKLEEMGFKDTDPDCKPFSLQETYEAKRNEFMGDLQKKEEEMRQMFVQRVKEKEAELKEAEKELHEKFDRLKKLHQDEKKKLEDKKKSLDDELNGFKQKKTAAELLQSQAQQAGGSTTLKRDKERKNSGFL
- the LOC110505183 gene encoding septin-6 isoform X5 — its product is MAATEIARQAGEGARAVPLAGHVGFDSMPDQLVNKSVNHGFCFNILCVGETGLGKSTLMDTLFNTKFEGEPTQHNQPGVQLKSNTYELQESNVRLKLTVVNTVGFGDQINKEDSYKSIVEFIDTQFEAYLQEELKIKRTLHSYHDTRIHACLYFIAPTGHSLKSLDLVTMKKLDSKVNIIPIIAKSDAISKSELTKFKIKITSELVSNGVQIYQFPTDDETVAEINSTMNGHLPFAVVGSTEEVKIGNKMVKARQYPWGTVQVENENHCDFVKLREMLIRVNMEDLREQTHTRHYELYRRCKLEEMGFKDTDPDCKPFSLQETYEAKRNEFMGDLQKKEEEMRQMFVQRVKEKEAELKEAEKELHEKFDRLKKLHQDEKKKLEDKKKSLDDELNGFKQKKTAAELLQSQAQQAGGSTTLKRDKERKN